One part of the Candidatus Tumulicola sp. genome encodes these proteins:
- a CDS encoding HD domain-containing protein, translated as MQQPAIPIHPSLFETLRHDPDVLALIEKADNVAAALGYTDHGRRHVTLVAVTAARVLRELGHDEHACDLAAVSGLLHDIGNAAGRNTHAAAGALLAYQLLVARGVSTMDAAEVMAAIGNHDETELGVPVSAHSAALILADKADVHRSRVRTRDPQAFDIHDKVNFAVTKAELDVDGAEKMIALRLSVDEAIGTREDINALFNQRFAMSDAAARFLGCDFSVIVNGTTLR; from the coding sequence ATGCAACAACCCGCAATACCGATCCACCCTTCGCTGTTCGAAACGCTCCGACACGACCCCGACGTCCTGGCCCTCATTGAGAAGGCGGACAACGTGGCGGCTGCGCTCGGCTATACCGACCACGGCCGACGGCATGTCACGCTCGTCGCCGTCACGGCGGCGCGCGTGCTCAGAGAGCTTGGCCACGACGAACATGCCTGCGATCTCGCCGCCGTTTCCGGCTTGCTTCACGACATCGGCAACGCCGCCGGCCGCAACACGCACGCCGCTGCGGGCGCATTGCTCGCGTATCAACTGCTGGTAGCGCGCGGCGTGTCAACGATGGACGCAGCCGAAGTCATGGCTGCCATCGGCAATCACGACGAGACGGAACTCGGCGTTCCGGTCAGCGCGCACAGCGCGGCGCTGATCCTCGCCGACAAGGCGGACGTCCATCGCTCGCGCGTCCGGACGCGCGATCCGCAAGCCTTCGACATCCACGACAAGGTGAACTTCGCGGTGACCAAGGCGGAGCTCGATGTGGACGGCGCGGAAAAGATGATCGCGCTGCGCCTGTCGGTCGACGAAGCGATCGGCACGCGCGAGGACATCAACGCTCTTTTCAACCAGCGCTTCGCCATGAGCGACGCGGCGGCGCGCTTTCTCGGCTGCGACTTCAGCGTCATCGTCAACGGCACCACGCTGCGCTAA
- the secD gene encoding protein translocase subunit SecD — MWFRWKHPIKIAVILLLCVGCYYTFTPIKQKVKLGLDLQGGLRTLVQLQPNDVVPKITSDILDEEQSVLQNRLNTLGTSEITFQKIPPDRINIEMPGLQKTEEAIRLIREAAVLEMRPLSAEQNTRAYNDKKYAAEQAYKDSGPPIITGTDMKSATVGPNQAGNGYVVDFTLDGPGAKKFYEWTSKNVGKPLPIFLDKKFVSGPIIQSAIGAQGQITGNFTQDDAITLSTELNAGALKVPLTIIETENVGPTLGRIDLEKSLIASLAGLGIVLLFMLAFYRVPGFLADVALVVYCFLMLAYVTGIGVVLTLPGVAGFVLSIGMAVDANVLIFERLKEELWAGRTTRAAVSVGFRRAFATVFDSHVTTIVGAAVLAWLGTGTVKGFAVTLLVGTVFSLLTAVTITRAFADVVVDNDIAVSPAAYGA; from the coding sequence ATGTGGTTCCGCTGGAAGCACCCCATCAAGATCGCGGTCATCCTGCTGCTGTGCGTCGGCTGCTACTACACATTCACGCCGATAAAGCAGAAGGTCAAGCTGGGTCTGGACCTCCAGGGCGGGCTGCGGACGCTGGTCCAACTTCAGCCCAACGACGTGGTGCCGAAGATCACGTCCGACATCTTAGATGAAGAGCAAAGCGTGCTCCAAAATCGGCTCAACACGCTGGGCACGAGCGAAATCACGTTTCAGAAGATCCCGCCGGATCGCATCAACATCGAGATGCCGGGCTTGCAGAAGACCGAAGAAGCGATCCGCCTAATCCGCGAGGCGGCGGTGCTCGAGATGCGGCCGCTCTCAGCCGAGCAGAACACCCGCGCGTACAACGACAAGAAGTACGCGGCCGAACAGGCGTACAAGGATTCGGGACCGCCGATCATCACGGGCACCGACATGAAGAGCGCGACCGTCGGTCCCAATCAGGCCGGCAACGGCTACGTGGTGGATTTCACCCTTGACGGCCCCGGCGCCAAGAAATTCTACGAGTGGACGAGCAAGAACGTCGGCAAACCGCTGCCGATCTTCCTCGACAAGAAATTCGTCTCCGGGCCCATCATCCAGTCGGCCATCGGCGCGCAAGGGCAGATCACCGGCAACTTCACGCAAGACGACGCGATCACGCTCTCAACCGAATTGAACGCCGGCGCGCTCAAAGTGCCGCTCACCATCATCGAGACCGAGAACGTCGGTCCGACGCTGGGACGCATCGACCTGGAGAAATCGCTCATCGCGTCGCTGGCCGGCCTGGGCATCGTACTGCTGTTCATGCTGGCGTTCTACCGCGTGCCGGGCTTCCTGGCCGACGTCGCGCTGGTCGTGTATTGCTTCCTGATGCTGGCCTATGTGACCGGCATCGGCGTCGTGCTGACGCTCCCGGGAGTCGCCGGCTTCGTGCTCTCGATCGGCATGGCTGTGGACGCCAACGTGCTGATCTTCGAGCGGCTCAAAGAAGAGCTGTGGGCGGGCAGGACGACGCGCGCGGCGGTCAGCGTTGGTTTTAGGCGGGCGTTCGCTACGGTCTTCGACTCGCACGTCACGACCATCGTCGGCGCGGCCGTCCTCGCCTGGCTTGGAACGGGCACGGTGAAGGGCTTCGCGGTCACGCTGCTCGTGGGAACGGTCTTCTCGCTGCTCACCGCGGTGACGATCACGCGCGCCTTCGCCGACGTGGTCGTGGATAACGACATCGCGGTGTCGCCCGCCGCGTACGGCGCATAG
- the secF gene encoding protein translocase subunit SecF, which produces MFFRNLKWNIIGQRNFWFAGSLAVIAAGIIALFVHHGLPLGLSFTGGSNIDIKFNQSVSEAAVRQALVSVAVVDKAGATAAQVAGDKQLREALAPMQRGEESVQLAFKTGDSAPNDRAIVSVQTSIPDPGPVFDALDRAGLKVDRGQSQITSVGASLSKEYLSRSLWALIIALVLQLLYIAFRFGNQLRYGIIADIALIHDVFVMVGIYAIANRKADDAFLAALLTVIGYSVMDSIVIFDRIRENTRIMPDVPYDQMVNTSLLQTMTRSVNTLATVIIVLVALLIFGGDTLKNFAFALLVGVTSGAYSSIFIASPLLVMWKNFEARKRATDRAAVVAREQTSTSPATGSQAGVQPMRKIQPKQKRTAAPPPRYRRRRPDEAAPGTGEPGAVGVLTDGNDDDLASEPAADADEK; this is translated from the coding sequence ATGTTCTTCCGCAACCTCAAGTGGAACATCATCGGCCAGCGCAACTTCTGGTTCGCCGGTTCGCTCGCGGTGATCGCCGCCGGCATCATCGCGCTGTTCGTGCATCACGGCTTGCCGCTCGGGCTGTCGTTCACGGGCGGTTCGAACATCGACATCAAGTTCAACCAGAGCGTGAGCGAGGCCGCGGTGCGCCAGGCGCTCGTCAGCGTGGCGGTCGTCGACAAGGCCGGGGCCACCGCCGCGCAAGTCGCAGGTGACAAGCAGCTGCGCGAAGCCCTGGCGCCGATGCAACGCGGCGAAGAGAGCGTCCAGCTCGCGTTCAAGACCGGCGACAGCGCGCCCAACGACCGAGCGATCGTCTCGGTGCAGACGTCGATCCCCGATCCCGGTCCGGTGTTCGACGCACTCGATCGGGCCGGACTCAAGGTCGATCGCGGGCAAAGCCAGATCACGTCGGTCGGCGCTTCTCTTTCCAAGGAATACCTGTCGAGGTCGCTGTGGGCGCTGATCATCGCGCTCGTGCTGCAGCTGCTGTACATCGCATTCCGCTTCGGCAACCAGCTGCGCTATGGGATCATCGCCGACATCGCGCTGATCCACGACGTGTTCGTGATGGTCGGCATCTACGCGATCGCCAATCGCAAGGCGGATGACGCGTTCCTCGCTGCGCTCTTGACCGTCATCGGCTATTCGGTGATGGACTCGATCGTCATCTTCGACCGCATCCGCGAGAACACGCGCATCATGCCCGACGTGCCCTACGACCAGATGGTCAACACATCGTTGCTGCAGACCATGACGCGCTCGGTGAACACGCTTGCCACCGTGATTATCGTGCTCGTCGCGCTGCTGATCTTCGGCGGCGATACGCTCAAGAATTTCGCCTTCGCACTGCTGGTCGGCGTGACCAGCGGCGCATACTCTTCCATCTTCATCGCCAGCCCGCTGTTGGTCATGTGGAAGAACTTCGAGGCGCGCAAGCGCGCGACCGATCGAGCCGCTGTTGTGGCCAGAGAACAGACGAGCACGTCGCCGGCTACGGGCAGTCAGGCGGGCGTGCAGCCGATGCGCAAGATCCAACCCAAGCAGAAGCGGACCGCCGCTCCGCCGCCGCGCTACCGCAGAAGGCGTCCGGATGAAGCGGCGCCTGGAACCGGTGAGCCGGGAGCGGTCGGCGTGTTGACTGATGGGAACGATGACGACCTCGCCTCCGAACCAGCCGCAGACGCAGACGAAAAATAG
- a CDS encoding cation diffusion facilitator family transporter → MTTSPPNQPQTQTKNSAQALARTGGARLRALRLPLFSNSLLVVLKLAVWWISGSVSVLSEAVHSGSDLFTTIVQSFSVRVATQPADHDHHYGHGKFENLGAALQALFIVGIAAIIVVEALSRLRHGASLAHLDLGIGVMLFSAVVNVLVSMRLDRVAHREQSPALHAQATDLRVDVWTAAGVGFSLLAIRFTGLSILDPIVSLVVAGIIVKSAYDLTTHALGDLTDQRLPPEQEDRIRDIIEGHRETFASYHKLRTRRSGAGEFIDFHLQMPGGTPLKVAHDTSDLIVADIKRVLPRSHVLIHLEPEE, encoded by the coding sequence ATGACGACCTCGCCTCCGAACCAGCCGCAGACGCAGACGAAAAATAGCGCTCAGGCGCTGGCGCGCACGGGTGGCGCGCGCCTGCGCGCGCTTCGCTTGCCGCTGTTCTCCAACAGCCTGCTCGTGGTGCTCAAGCTTGCGGTATGGTGGATCTCCGGGTCCGTGAGCGTCCTCTCGGAGGCCGTGCACTCGGGCTCTGATCTGTTCACGACCATCGTGCAATCCTTCTCGGTGCGCGTGGCGACGCAGCCGGCGGACCACGATCACCACTACGGCCATGGAAAATTTGAGAACCTCGGTGCGGCCCTGCAGGCGCTGTTCATCGTGGGCATCGCGGCGATCATCGTGGTGGAGGCGCTCTCGCGGCTTCGTCATGGGGCGAGCCTCGCGCACCTCGATCTCGGCATCGGCGTGATGCTGTTCTCCGCCGTCGTCAACGTGCTCGTGTCCATGCGTCTGGATAGGGTGGCGCATCGCGAGCAGTCGCCCGCGCTGCACGCGCAGGCCACCGACCTGCGCGTAGACGTGTGGACCGCGGCCGGCGTGGGATTCTCCTTGCTCGCTATCCGCTTCACGGGTCTGAGCATTTTGGACCCGATCGTCTCGCTCGTCGTGGCCGGCATCATCGTCAAGTCCGCGTACGATCTCACCACCCATGCGCTGGGCGACCTCACGGATCAGCGCCTGCCGCCGGAGCAGGAGGATCGCATTCGCGACATCATCGAGGGCCACCGGGAGACGTTCGCGAGCTATCACAAATTGCGCACGCGCCGCTCGGGCGCGGGCGAGTTCATCGATTTCCATTTGCAGATGCCCGGTGGCACGCCGCTCAAAGTGGCGCACGACACCTCGGATCTCATCGTAGCCGACATCAAAAGGGTCTTGCCGCGCTCACACGTGCTGATCCACCTCGAGCCGGAAGAATAG
- a CDS encoding GNAT family N-acetyltransferase, which yields MLVNMLVDLRTAPLATPGEEELLAAAGLTLAHANGTSEEEHRWIERTFDGRWPKEAAAGWNWFAKDRAGSTVGFATYEQRKYRWWWLRGWLDKREVGLFGPMGVDQRLRGKGIGRVLARRALASLRDLGFAQALIPAVGPVEYYERACGARVVERLRRTLFGIRREPV from the coding sequence TTGCTGGTCAACATGCTCGTCGACCTCCGGACCGCTCCGCTCGCGACGCCCGGGGAAGAAGAGCTCCTCGCGGCTGCGGGTCTTACGCTGGCGCACGCCAACGGAACGAGCGAGGAAGAACACCGCTGGATCGAGCGCACGTTTGATGGCCGGTGGCCCAAGGAGGCCGCTGCCGGCTGGAACTGGTTCGCCAAAGATCGCGCAGGCTCGACGGTTGGATTCGCGACGTACGAGCAGCGGAAATACCGCTGGTGGTGGTTGCGCGGATGGCTCGACAAGCGAGAGGTCGGTCTTTTCGGACCGATGGGCGTCGACCAGCGGCTTCGTGGCAAAGGAATCGGAAGGGTGCTCGCGCGTCGCGCCCTCGCGTCGCTGCGCGACCTGGGTTTCGCCCAAGCCCTCATCCCCGCTGTCGGGCCGGTCGAGTATTACGAGCGCGCTTGCGGTGCGCGCGTCGTCGAGCGTTTACGCCGAACGCTGTTCGGCATCCGCCGCGAGCCCGTCTAA
- a CDS encoding cbb3-type cytochrome c oxidase subunit I, with the protein MAAASQIERENRLGLAHIYTATAALALGAVFGLLQGWSRAHWFAAPHAFDYYRMLTMHGVLMALVFTTFFIAGLATIAVYRTMPRQRSLFLGWTGFWVMLAGTVAVAAMILSGNATVLYTFYAPLKAHPLFYIGATVLVIGTWIVLADIVENAVWFKRNNPTQKLPLPAHAAVCTFVMWFIATMGVAAEMLVYLIPWSLGWRPTVDVMMTRMLFWYFGHPLVYFWIMGAYLIWYNLVPTRYGGTVFSDAITRVVFIMLILLSTPVGLHHEFVEPAISAGWKWVHTMTTYGVVVPSVITAFAIFASFEIAARRRGQSGFIGVIRSLPWSDPVFAGPAFGMLLFILGGFGGLVNASYAMDAMVHNTMWIVGHFHVTVGGPVALTFVGAAYYFVPKLTGRKLWAPKLALAQEWAWFVGMLVMSISMHIGGLLGSPRRTDDVSYLGATAANAWAPEMTWAAVGGTILFLSIILFTIVAVGTRFANEKGDTDIKFADVDPQAVATPVILDRVGMWGAIAFALALIAYIGPVMELIGLHGYGARGMRTW; encoded by the coding sequence ATGGCGGCGGCGTCTCAGATCGAGCGCGAAAACCGGCTTGGGCTCGCGCACATCTACACCGCGACCGCGGCGCTCGCGCTGGGCGCGGTTTTTGGCTTGCTGCAGGGCTGGTCGAGAGCGCACTGGTTCGCGGCGCCCCACGCGTTCGACTACTATCGCATGCTCACGATGCACGGGGTGCTGATGGCGCTCGTCTTCACCACGTTCTTCATCGCCGGGCTTGCGACGATCGCGGTGTATCGGACGATGCCGCGCCAGCGCTCGCTTTTCTTAGGCTGGACCGGGTTCTGGGTGATGCTGGCCGGCACGGTGGCCGTGGCGGCGATGATCCTGAGCGGCAACGCGACGGTGTTGTACACCTTCTATGCGCCGCTCAAGGCGCACCCGCTCTTCTACATCGGCGCAACCGTGCTCGTCATCGGCACTTGGATCGTGCTTGCCGACATCGTCGAGAACGCCGTCTGGTTCAAGCGCAACAATCCGACACAGAAGCTGCCGCTGCCGGCTCACGCCGCGGTCTGCACCTTCGTCATGTGGTTCATCGCGACGATGGGCGTGGCCGCTGAGATGCTGGTGTACCTCATCCCGTGGTCGCTTGGCTGGAGACCGACCGTCGACGTCATGATGACGCGCATGCTGTTCTGGTACTTCGGCCACCCGCTCGTGTACTTCTGGATCATGGGCGCGTATCTGATCTGGTACAACCTCGTGCCGACCCGCTACGGCGGCACGGTCTTCAGCGATGCCATCACCCGGGTCGTGTTCATCATGCTCATCCTGTTGTCGACGCCCGTCGGCTTGCACCACGAATTCGTTGAACCGGCGATCTCGGCCGGCTGGAAATGGGTGCACACGATGACCACCTACGGCGTCGTGGTGCCATCCGTCATCACCGCGTTCGCGATCTTCGCGTCGTTCGAAATCGCCGCGCGTCGCCGCGGCCAGAGCGGCTTCATCGGCGTGATCCGCTCGCTGCCCTGGAGCGACCCGGTGTTCGCCGGGCCCGCCTTCGGCATGCTGCTGTTCATTCTCGGTGGTTTCGGCGGCCTCGTGAATGCATCGTACGCCATGGACGCGATGGTGCACAACACCATGTGGATCGTCGGGCACTTCCACGTGACCGTGGGCGGCCCGGTGGCGCTGACGTTTGTCGGCGCGGCGTACTATTTCGTGCCCAAGCTCACCGGACGCAAGCTGTGGGCTCCCAAGCTCGCGTTGGCGCAGGAGTGGGCGTGGTTCGTGGGCATGCTCGTGATGTCGATCAGCATGCATATCGGTGGCCTGCTCGGCTCGCCGCGCCGAACGGACGACGTCTCCTACCTGGGCGCGACCGCTGCCAACGCGTGGGCGCCGGAGATGACGTGGGCGGCCGTTGGCGGCACCATCCTATTCTTGAGCATCATTCTGTTCACCATCGTCGCCGTCGGCACACGTTTCGCCAACGAAAAGGGCGATACCGACATCAAATTCGCCGACGTCGATCCGCAAGCAGTCGCGACGCCGGTGATCCTTGACCGGGTGGGCATGTGGGGGGCGATCGCGTTCGCCCTAGCCCTGATAGCCTACATCGGCCCGGTCATGGAGCTCATCGGCTTGCACGGCTATGGCGCGCGCGGCATGAGGACCTGGTAG
- a CDS encoding cytochrome c oxidase subunit II: MHIHRLERIWIGLSIGTLVVFLGLLSAAAISQGLIPPSHLQPIDPTKVSSTPPFDNPSLRKLPDGSYEAYIIARIFSFTPSTMKVPRGAKVTFYSTSPDVVHGFFIANTDVNMLVVPGWVSTASHTFDQPGTYLLMCNEYCGSGHHYMYGTIEVH, translated from the coding sequence ATGCACATCCACCGGCTCGAGCGCATCTGGATCGGCCTTAGCATCGGCACGCTGGTGGTTTTCTTGGGCCTCCTCAGTGCCGCCGCCATCAGCCAGGGACTCATCCCGCCTTCGCACCTGCAGCCGATCGACCCGACCAAGGTCTCCAGCACGCCGCCGTTCGACAATCCGAGCCTGCGCAAGCTGCCGGACGGCTCGTACGAAGCGTACATCATCGCCCGGATCTTCTCGTTCACCCCCTCGACTATGAAAGTGCCGCGCGGCGCGAAGGTGACATTCTATAGCACGAGCCCGGACGTCGTCCATGGATTCTTCATCGCGAATACGGATGTGAACATGCTGGTGGTCCCCGGTTGGGTTAGCACCGCTTCGCACACGTTTGACCAGCCCGGCACCTATCTGCTGATGTGCAACGAGTATTGCGGCTCGGGTCATCACTACATGTACGGCACGATCGAGGTTCACTAG
- a CDS encoding cupredoxin domain-containing protein encodes MFIQRALFCGTLFLAAIGFIMGASAPAAAHPPIDISAANWKFTPNTITVEAGQPVTLHVTATSGVHGIQSDELGIPKTAIAPGKFVDVTFTPKTPGTYKIHCAIPCGPGHGDMVITIVVK; translated from the coding sequence ATGTTTATCCAACGCGCTTTATTCTGCGGCACTCTCTTCCTTGCCGCCATCGGCTTCATAATGGGCGCCAGCGCGCCCGCAGCGGCGCACCCGCCGATCGACATATCGGCCGCCAACTGGAAGTTCACGCCCAACACCATCACGGTCGAAGCAGGTCAGCCCGTGACCCTGCACGTGACGGCGACGTCCGGGGTGCACGGCATCCAATCCGACGAGCTCGGCATCCCGAAGACCGCCATCGCGCCGGGCAAGTTCGTCGACGTCACCTTCACGCCCAAGACCCCCGGGACGTACAAGATCCACTGCGCCATTCCGTGTGGTCCAGGCCATGGGGATATGGTCATCACGATCGTGGTGAAATAG
- a CDS encoding site-2 protease family protein gives MRVARLFGIDIYVDVSWLFIFALVAWSLSADMGPLHPANLPPAERIALGVGTALLFFASVLVHELAHSVLARARGLEVSRITLFIFGGVSALGSEFDSASGEGWIALVGPLASIAIALVFFVLAQLLGVQTSLGVAAGYLAYANTILGIFNLLPAYPLDGGKVLHSLIWRKTGSRLRATRIAAGIGRSIAILLIAFGLLETFVIGLIGGLWMALIGWFLFQAGSAEAYQTELASSLRGRTALDVATAPPPALPADTPMQTALELLLKTGQRATAVADGARLLGIVTLTDLARSNAQAPLSAVMTPMAKVKSAAPETDALDTLKLLAETGFHQIPVVDGTGALRGFVTREGLLQRVALAPGA, from the coding sequence ATGCGGGTCGCGCGGCTTTTCGGAATCGACATCTATGTAGATGTCAGTTGGCTTTTTATTTTCGCGCTCGTCGCTTGGTCATTGAGCGCGGACATGGGACCGCTGCATCCCGCCAACTTGCCGCCCGCCGAGCGCATCGCGCTCGGGGTGGGGACCGCGCTGCTCTTCTTCGCCAGCGTGCTGGTGCACGAACTTGCGCACTCGGTCCTCGCCCGCGCGCGTGGTTTGGAGGTGTCGCGGATTACGCTGTTCATCTTCGGTGGCGTTTCAGCGTTGGGCAGTGAATTCGACAGCGCCTCGGGCGAGGGTTGGATCGCCTTGGTCGGCCCGCTGGCGAGCATTGCGATCGCGCTGGTCTTCTTCGTGCTCGCGCAGCTGCTCGGCGTGCAGACCTCACTCGGGGTTGCCGCCGGCTACCTCGCCTATGCGAACACCATTCTCGGCATCTTCAATCTGCTGCCGGCGTATCCGCTGGACGGCGGCAAGGTGCTCCACTCGTTGATCTGGCGAAAAACCGGCAGCCGCTTGCGTGCGACGCGCATCGCCGCCGGCATCGGCCGCAGCATCGCGATCCTTTTGATCGCGTTCGGTCTGCTCGAAACATTCGTGATCGGGCTGATCGGTGGTTTGTGGATGGCGCTCATCGGTTGGTTTCTGTTCCAGGCGGGATCGGCCGAAGCGTATCAAACGGAATTGGCTTCGAGTTTGCGCGGGCGTACCGCACTCGATGTCGCCACAGCGCCGCCTCCGGCGCTTCCAGCCGACACGCCGATGCAGACCGCCCTCGAACTGCTGCTCAAGACCGGGCAGCGGGCTACTGCCGTCGCAGACGGAGCGCGTCTGCTTGGCATCGTCACGCTCACGGATCTAGCCCGTTCGAACGCCCAGGCGCCGCTTTCGGCGGTGATGACGCCGATGGCGAAAGTGAAGAGCGCCGCCCCTGAAACCGATGCGCTCGACACGCTGAAGCTGCTCGCCGAAACGGGCTTCCATCAGATCCCGGTTGTGGACGGCACCGGCGCGCTGCGCGGGTTCGTCACGCGCGAGGGGCTGCTGCAGCGCGTAGCGCTAGCACCAGGGGCGTAA
- a CDS encoding adenine phosphoribosyltransferase gives MNVADLEARIRSIPDFPIPGILFRDITPVLQDAQGFKGVIDLLTDEYRDKKVDFVVAIEARGYMLGAPVAYRLGAGFVPVRKPGKLPYEKISVDYALEYGTNTLEMHNDALTKGQRVLVIDDLLATGGTASAVRQMVEKLGATIVGFAFLIELTALHGRDKLKGVDVKSFIRY, from the coding sequence ATGAACGTCGCCGATCTTGAGGCGCGCATCCGATCCATTCCGGATTTCCCGATCCCCGGCATTCTCTTCCGCGACATCACGCCGGTGCTGCAAGATGCGCAAGGCTTCAAAGGCGTGATCGATCTTCTCACCGATGAATATCGCGACAAGAAGGTCGACTTCGTCGTGGCCATCGAGGCGCGCGGCTACATGCTCGGCGCCCCGGTTGCGTATCGCCTCGGCGCGGGGTTCGTGCCCGTGCGCAAGCCGGGCAAACTGCCGTACGAGAAGATCAGCGTGGACTACGCCCTGGAGTACGGCACGAACACGCTCGAGATGCACAACGATGCGCTGACCAAAGGCCAGCGCGTACTCGTCATCGACGATCTGTTGGCGACCGGGGGGACCGCCTCGGCGGTGCGCCAGATGGTCGAAAAATTGGGCGCCACGATCGTCGGTTTTGCGTTCCTGATCGAGCTCACCGCCCTGCACGGGCGGGATAAGCTCAAGGGCGTGGACGTCAAGAGCTTCATCCGCTACTAG